The stretch of DNA CTATAAAAATAAATTTTTCAGCTCCACGTTTGGTTTGGTAGATATTATCACCGCCACCAAAAACGCCTGATAAACCGCTACCACGACTTTGAAGTAAAATAGCTATG from Patescibacteria group bacterium encodes:
- the secG gene encoding preprotein translocase subunit SecG; amino-acid sequence: MQIINLSQIIVSVLLIIAILLQSRGSGLSGVFGGGDNIYQTKRGAEKFIFIATIILSIIFFGLAIANILI